ACGCCGCCAAGATCCGCCGCATCTGCACCGAGCTGATCGACGCCGTGTGCGAGAAGGGCTCGTGCGAGTTCGTGCGCGACATCGCGGCGCCGCTGCCGATGGCGATCATCGGCGACATGCTGGGTGTGCGCCCCGAGGATCGCGACCGCCTGCTGCGCTGGTCCGACGACCTCGTCAGCGCGAGCGGGAACGACGACCCGCAGGTGCGCGAGCGGTCGATGCAGGCGGGCGCCGAGTGGATGGCCTACGCGCAGGGCGTCATCGAGGACCGCCGCGGCCGGCCGGAGCAGGACGATCTGATCAGCGTGCTCGTCCACGCCGAGATCGACGGCGAGCGGCTCGACGACGAGGCGCTGCGACAGGAGAGCCTCCTGATCCTCGTCGGCGGCGACGAGACGACGCGCCACGTGATCGTCGAGGGCATGAAGGCGCTGATCGATCACCCGGCCGAGCGCCGTCTCCTGCTCGAGGACCCGGCGCGCATCCCGACGGCCGTCGAGGAGATGCTGCGCTGGGTGTCGCCCATCAAGAACATGAACCGCACGGCGACGCGCGACACCGAGCTGTGCGGGCAGAAGGTGCGGGAGGGCGACCGCCTCCTCCTGCTCTACCACTCGGGCAATCGCGACGACGGCGCCTTCGAGGCCCCCGGCGAGTTCCGGGCGCTGCGCACGCCGAACCCGCACGTCGCCTTCGGCGGGTACGGAACGCACTTCTGCCTCGGCGCGAGCCTCGCGCGCCTCGAGCTGCGGATCATGTTCGAGGAGCTGCTGCGCCGCCTTCCGGACATGCAGATCGCGCCCGGGGCCGAGCTCCCGATGCGCTGCAACAACTTCATCGTGGGCATCGAGGAGATGCCCGTCACCTTCACGCCGACGGCGCCGGCGGGCCCGTCCGCCTGAGCCGCGCCGCACGCTGACGCGCCGCGCCGCTTTCGTCTAGGATCCGCGGCCTCGCGCCGCCGCTTCCGTCCTCTCACCCGACCGAGCGCGCGACACGCCCGCGACGCTCACGAAAGGAACGCCCATGAAGGCCGCCATCCTCCCCGCGCTGAACCAGGATCTGATCGTCCGCGACGACGTCGGCCTCGCCGATCTCGGCCCGGGCGAGGTCCACATCAAGGTCGGCTCGAGCGGCGTCTGCCACTCCGACGTGTCGGCGCAGAACGGGACGATCCCGCAGCCGCCGCCGTGCGTGCTCGGTCACGAGGGCGCGGGCACGGTGCTCGAGGTCGGCCCGGGCGTCTCCGACGTGAAGGCGGGCGACAAGGTGATCGTGTCGTTCACGCCCGCGTGCCGGAAGTGCAAGGCCTGTCTGCGCGGCCAGTCCTACCTGTGCATGGACATGGGTCGCATGATGGCGCCGCACTTCCGCATCGACGGGAACCCGGTCGCCGGCATGGCGGGCTGCGGCACGTTCGCCGAGGAGATGATCCTGCCCGACTCGGCGGTCGTGAAGATCGACGACGACATCCCGCTCGACATCGCGTCGCTGATCGGCTGCGGCGTGACGACCGGCGTCGGTGCGGCGATCAACAGCGCGGGCGTGACGCCCGGCTCGTCGGTCGTCGTGTTCGGCGCGGGCGGCGTCGGCATCTCGGCGATCCAGGGCGCGCGCATCGCCGGCGCGGCCGAGATCCTCGCGGTCGACCTGATGGACAGCAAGCTCGAGATGGCCCGCAAGTTCGGCGCGACGCACGTGTGCAAGCCCGACGACTTCGCCGGCCTCAACAACGAGATCACGGGCGGCGAGGGCTTCGACTACGCCCTCGAGTGCATCGGCAACCCCGCGACGATCCGCGCGACCTACGACGCGGCGCGCCGCGGCGGCGTCGCCTGCATCGTCGGCGTCGGGCGCATGGAGCAGATGATCCAGTTCAGCGCCTTCGAGTTCTTCTTCGCCGACAAGACGCTGCGCGGCTCGATGTACGGCAGCGCGCAGGTCCGCACGTTCATGCCGAAGCTGCTGCGCCTGTGGAAGGCCGGGAAGCTCGACCTCGAGGGCATGATCACGCGCCGCATCCAGATCGAGGACATCAACGACGCCTTCCGCGCCATGCAGGCGGGCGAGGTGATCCGCTCGGTCATCGACTTCAAGTAGTCGGCGTCGCTCCGCTCGCGCGCGCGGCGTCGGCCAGCCGGCCGACGTCGCGCGCCGACAGGTGCCCGTTCTCGTACATCCAGCGCATCTGCGCCTCGACGGTCTCGCGGATCGGCCGCAGCGCGAGGCCGAGCGCGGAGAGCGTCTTCGCGTCGTCGCCGCGGATGCCGCGCGTCGCGAGCATCATCGACTCCTCCGTCACGGCTCCCGGGTCGATCGGCGTGAAGCGGCGCAGCCAGTCGCCGACGCGGCCCGCGAAGCGCAGCGCGGCGCCCGGGCAGGGCACGCGCCACAGCGCGGCGCCGCGCAGATCCGAGACCAGCTCGCGCATCTCGTCGTGCGTCAGGAAGTGGCCGGCGAGCATGTAGCGCCGCGCGCCGCGTCCGGGCTCCATCGCGCGCGCGATCGCCTGCGCGAGGTCGCGCGCGTCGACGATCGGCATGCCGCCCTCGACCGACAGGTAGTAGTTCCACTGGACCATCGCGAAGATGGTCGTGATCTGGTTCCCGAGCGTCGGATTGTCCGGGCCCCACACGGCGCTCGGGTACACGCAGACGACGGGCGCACCGCGCTCCTGGAGCGCGCGGGCGACGCGCTCGGCGTCGGCCTTCGAGCGGCTGTACGGGTCGCGCGGCGCGGCGACGGGCGAGTCCTCGGTCGCGACCTCGACACCCGGCTCCCACAGCGCCGACAGGCTCGAGACGTGGACGAGCGGGTCGAGCCCGCGCGCGTGCCCTCCTCGAGCACGGTGCGCGTGCCGCCGACGTTCGTCGCGATCATGCGCTCGTGGTCGTCGCGGTCGAAGGTGAGCAGGCCGGCCGCGTGGAGGAGGGCGTCGCAGCCGCCCATCGCGCGCGCGACGCTCGCGCGATCGGTGACGTCGCCGGGTGCGACGTCGAGCGCGCGCGCGTCGAGGCCGAGTGCGCCGAGCACGCGCCGCGCCTTCGCGTCGTCGCGCGCCAGGATGCGGAGCGTGTGGCCCGCGCGCGCGAGCGCGGCACACGCGTGGCTGCCGACCATGCCGGTCGCGCCGGTCACCAGGATGCGCACGCCGTCCCCCCTGCGTCGCGGGGCCGTGGCGCGTGCGTCGCGCTCGCCCTCGCGGTGCGGACGCCGAGCCTATCACCCGCGCTCGCGCGTGCGCGCCCGCCGCGCCCGCGGCGTGCACGTTCACCCGACGCGCAGCGCCTCTGCGTCGAACGGAGCGAAGACGTCGAGCCGGTGGAAGTCCGGCGCGCGCCCCGCGGCCGGCCGCCAGGCGAGATGGCGCCGCGCCGCGCCGGCGCCGTGGATCGCGAAGGCGTTCAGGTGCGACACGCCGGCGGGCACGAGCGACCCGGGAACGACGGCGACCCCGCGCCAGCGCGCGCCCTCGCGCGCCACCGCGTACGCGATCGCGAGCTCCTCTCGGACGGCGTTGCGCACGCCCTCGAGCGCGAGCACGAGGTGGTGGCCGTGCGGGCCGAGCTCGACCTCGAGGTAGGTGTCGGGCGGGGCGAGCAGGAAGACCTCGACGACCTCGTGCTCGAAGAGCCGCGGCGTCGGGCCGGGCGGCGAGGCCGGCGCCGGGTCGCCGTGGAACGGCGCGTCGACCTCGATGCGCCAGTCGTCGCGCGCGCCGCGCGCGCTCCGGGAGAGCGCGATGCGCACGCGCTCGCCGGGGAGCGCCGCGCCGCCGTCCCACGTGCGCTCGATGTCGAGGATCACGTCGCACCCTCCCGTCGGTGTCGGCCGTCGGTGTCGGCCGTCGGTGTCGGCCGCGGGCGCCCGCCGTCTGCGTCGGCGCCGGGAGCCGGATCGCGTCGCGCTCGATACCGCCGACCCGGGCGGGTGGCAACGGCTCGCCGCACACGTCGCCTTGCTAGTGTGCGCGCATGTCGTCCGCCGCTGCGCCTTCCTCCGCCGCCGCGCCCGGCGCCGCGACCTCCGTCGCCGAGGACGTCGTCGTCGAGCTCGACGCCGTCGGCAAGCGCTTCGGCGCGCGCGTCGCGGTCGACGCGCTGTCGCTGCGCATCCGCGCGGGCGAGTGCTTCGGGCTGCTCGGTCCGAACGGCGCCGGCAAGACCACGACGCTGCGGATGATCTACGGCGTCACGCGCCCGAGCCGCGGCGCGCTGCGCGTCTTCGGCCTCGACGCGCAGCGCGAACGGCGCGCCATCCGCGCGCGCCTCGGCGTCACGCTCCAGGAGAACGTGCTGATCGAGACGCTCTCCGCCGAGGAGAACCTGCGCGTCTTCGGGCGCTACCACCTGCTGCGCGAGCCCGCCCTCTCGCAGCGCGTCGACGAGCTGATGGGCTTCCTCGAGCTGCGCTCGCACGCGGGGCTCGCCGTGCGCCATCTGTCGGGCGGCTACCAGCGCCGCGTCGCGATCGGCCTGTCGCTGATGGGCTCGCCGGAGCTCCTGATCCTCGACGAGCCGACGACCGGGCTCGACCCGGCCGTGCGCCTCGCGCTCTGGGCGCGCGTGCGGCGCCTGCGCGCGTCCGGCACGACCGTGCTCCTGACCACGCACTACATGGACGAGGCCGAGCGGCTCTGCGACCGCGTCGCGATCCTCTCGCACGGGCGCGCCGTCGCGGAGGGCGCGCCGCGCGCGCTGATCGAGCGCGAGCTCGCGCGCGAGGTGGTCGAGCTCGAGACGAGTGCCGACGAGGCCGCGCGCTTCGAGCGCGACGCCCCGGGCGTGCGCGCCTCGCTGCGGGTCGAGTCGCGCTCGATGCTCTTCGCCGACGACGCGGCGGCCGTCGCCGAGTGGCTGCGCGCGCACGACGGCGGCGATCGTCGGCCGCTCGTCGTGCGGCCCGCGAACCTCGAGGACGTCTTCCTGCGCGTCACGGGAACGACGCTCGAGGCGGACGCGGAGTGAGCGCGTGAGCCTCTCGCCCCGACACGCGCTCGCCGTCTGGCGCCGCAGCCTCGCCATGTACGCGCAGAGCTGGAAGTGGAACCTGCTGCCGAACTTCTTCGAGCCGGTCTTCTACCTCGCGTCGCTCGGCATCGGCGTCGGCGCGTACATCACGGAGATGGGAGGCCGCTCGTACGCCGAGTTCCTGGCGCCCGGGCTCGTGTGCGTGGCGGCGATGAACGGCGCGAGCTTCGAGGTCACGTACAACACGTTCGTGCGGCTCGAGTTCGAGAAGACGTACGACCTCATGCTCACCGCGCCGATCGAGGCGGACGACGTGCTCGCCGGCGAGCTGCTCTGGGCGATGACGCGCGTGATGCTCTACGGGGGGATCTTCTACTTCGTGACGATCGCGTTCGGCCTCGCGCCCCTCCCGCACTCGCTCGCGATGCTCGGCGTGATCCCGCTGACCGGGCTGCTCTTCGGCGCGCTCGGCTTCGCGTTCACGCTGCGCATCCCGACGATCGATCTCTTCAGCTTCTACTTCACGCTCTTCCTGACGCCGCTCTTCCTGTTCTCCGGCGTCTTCTTCCCGATCGAGGAGCGGCTCTCGGGCGCGTGGCTCTGGGTGGCCGAGGCGACGCCGCTGCTCCACCCGGTGCGGCTCGCGCACATGGCGTTCGAGGGGAGCTTCCGCCCGATCGCGCTCTGGGACGTGGCCTACGTCCTCGCCGCGACGGCGGGCCTGCTCGCGTGGACGCGCGTGCGGCTGCGCGAACGGCTCGAGAGCTGAGCGCGTCGTCGCTCCCGCGCGGCGGGAGGAGTAGGCTCGTCCGTCCATGCGCGTCGCGCTCTTCATCCCCTGCTACGTCGACCAGCTCGCGCCCGAGGTCGGCATCGCGACCGTCGAGCTGCTCGAGGCGCTCGGCGTCGACGTCGTCTTCCCGCTCGCGCAGGCGTGCTGCGGACAGCCGCTCGCGAACCTCGGCTGCCGCGACGACGCCCGCCCGCTCGCCCTCGGCCTCGCGCGGGCCTTCGCCGCGTGCGAGGTGGACCACGTCGTGGCGCCGTCGGCGAGCTGCGCGGCGATGGTGCGTCGCCACGCGCCCGCGCTCGCGCGCGACGCGCGCGAGCGCGCGCTCCTCGACGGGCTCGCCGAGCGCACGCGCGAGCTGTGCGAGTGGCTCGTCGACGTGCTCGGCGCCGACCATGTGCGCGGACGTTATGCGGCCCGCGTCGCGCTCCACCGCGGCTGCCACGCATTGCGCGAGCTCCGCCTCGGCCCCGCGAGCGAGCGCATGGACGCCGCGCCGCCCGTCGATCGCGCGCGCGCGCTGCTCGAGCGGCTCGACGGGCTCGCGCTCGCGCCGCAGGAGCGCGCGGACGAGTGCTGCGGCTTCGGCGGGACGTTCGCGGTCGCCGAGGACGCGGTCTCCGCGCGCATGGGGTCCGACCGTCTCGCCGACCTCGGCCGCACCGCGCCCGACGTCGTCGCGTCGACCGACGCGTCGTGTCTGCTCCACCTGCGCGGTCTGGCGGCGCGCGCGGCGGCGACGCGAGGCGCGGCACCCCTCGCGTTCGCGCACGTCGCCGAGGTGCTCCGCGACGGCGTGCTCGGCCGTGCGCCGCGCGCCGCGCGCGCGGCGCGGAGCGGGGAGGGCGCGTGACGGCGCCGGGCCCCGGCGCGGCGGACGCCGGCCACCCTGCGCGCGCGCGCGCGTTCGCGCGCGACGCGGCCCGCGTCACCTGGCACGACGCCGCCGTGTACGGCGTGCGGAAGCGGCGCGACGCGGCGGCGGCGAGCGTCCCGGAGTGGGAGGCGCTGCGCGACGCCGCGGCCGCGCTCAAGGCCGCCGTCCGCGCGGACTGGGGCGCGCACCTCGAGGCGTTCGAGGCGCGCGCGGTCGCGAGCGGCGCGCACGTCCACTGGGCGGCCGATGCGCGCGAGCTGTGCGAGACGGTGCTCGGGCTCCTGCGCGCGCGCGGCGCGCGGCGCGTCGTGAAGAGCAAGTCGATGCTCACGGAGGAGTGCGGGCTCAACCCGTTCCTCGAGGCGGCGGGCATCGAGGTCGTCGACACCGATCTCGGCGAGCGCATCGTGCAGCTGCGGCGCGAGCCGCCGAGCCACATCGTGATGCCGGCGATCCACCTGCGCCGCGAGGAGGTGGGCGAGCTCTTCCACCGCGCACTCGGCGGCCCCGCCGGCGAGCGCGACCCCGAGCGCCTCGTCGCGCTCGCGCGCGCCCACCTGCGCGACGCCTTCCTCGGCGCCGACGCGGGCATCACGGGCGCGAACTTCGCGGTCGCCGAGACGGGCGAGATCGTCGTCTGCACGAACGAGGGCAACGCCGATCTCGGCACCGCGCTGCCGCCGCTCCACATCGCGTGCGTCGGCATCGAGAAGCTCGTCGAGCGCGAGCGCGACCTCGGCGTCTTCCTGCGCCTGCTCGCGCGCTCGGCGACGGGCCAGGCGCTCACCGTGTACACGTCGCACTTCCGCGGCCCGGCGCCCGGCGGCGAGCTGCACGTGGTGCTCGTCGACGACGGACGCAGCGCGCTCGCCGCGCGCCCCGAGCTCGCGAGCGCGCTCTCCTGCATCCGCTGCGGCGCGTGCCTCAACACGTGTCCCGTGTACCGGCGCAGCGGCGGCCACAGCTACGCGACGCCGGTGCCCGGGCCGATCGGGTCGGTGCTCGGCCCGGCGCGCGACGCGCGCGCGCACGCGAGCCTGCCCGGCGCGTGCAGCCTGTGTGGCTCGTGCGCGGACGTGTGCCCGGTGAAGATCGACCTCCCGAGCCAGCTGCTCGTCCTCCGCGCCGAGATCGCGCAAGCGCGCTCGGCGCCGTCGGCGAAGCGGCTCGGCGCGCGCGCCGGCGCGTGGATGCTCGCGCGCCCGCGCCTGCTCGACTGGCTGCGGCGCGCGGCGCGTCCGCTCGTCGCGCGCCTCCCCCGCGCGCTCGTCGGGCGCGATGCCTGGACGCGCCACCGCGCGCTCCCCGACCTTCCGCGCGCGTCGTTCCGGAGCTGGTGGCAGCGCGAGCGCGGCACGGGCGCGCGCGCCGAGCGGACGGGCGACGGACGAGGGCGACGACCGTGACGCGCGCAGGCCGCGAACCGGCTGCGCGGGGCGACGCGCGCGCGCGCGTGCTCGCCGCCGTGCGCGCGCACGCGGCGCCGGCGGTCGCGCGGCCCGACCTCGCGCGCTTCGACCGCGCCGACGCGCGCGACCCGAACACCGCGCGAGCGGCGGAGGCCGCGGTCGACGCCTTCGCGGACGCGGTGCGCGCCGCGGGCGGTGCGTGCGTCGCGGTCGACGGCGGAGGAGCGGAGGCGGCGCTCGCGCGCGCGCTCGCGGCGCACGCGCCGCTGCGCGATGCGCGGCGGGTCGTCGCCGCGGGCGTCGCCCTCGCCGGTGCGCGCGGAGAGCACGCGGTGCTCGCGGCCGCGCTCGCACCCGGCGCGCGGCTCGAGGCCCTCGCGCGCGCCGCCGCCCCGCACGCGTTCGCCGACGTCGACGTCGCGGTCGTGCGCGGCGCGTTCGGCGTCGCCGAGAACGGCGCGGTCGCGCTCGCGGAGCGCGGACGCGCACTGCGCGGGGCGCTCCTCCTCTGCCAGCACCTCGTGCTCGTCGTCCGCGCGGACGACCTCGTCGCGGACATGCACGCGGCGTACGCGCGGCTCGCGGCGATCGCGCCGATCGAGGACCTCCTGGACGCCGACGCCGACGCCGACGCCGACGCCGATGCCGGCGCCGACGCCGGCGCGCGCGCGCAGTCGGCAGCCGCGGGGGGCGCCTGCTGGCGCGGCTTCGTCGCCGGCCCGTCGAAGACGGCCGACATCGAGCAGGCGCTCGTCACCGGCGCGCACGGCCCGCGCTCGCTGCTCGTCGCGGTCGAGCGCGCGACTCCGCTCCGCGCTCGCTAGGCGCGCGCCGCGCGCCCCGGGGCTGCCCGCGCCGGCCGCGCGCAGCGAACCGCTGCACGTCGCGCCGCGGGCGCTCGGCCATACTGCGCGCCGTGCGCCGGCGGCAGCTCGTCGAGCTCGAGGATCAGCCCTGGCTCCCGGCCGTCCTGCGCGACGCCGGCACCGCCTATCTGCGCTTCTCGCAGGAGGTCTCGCACCAGGAGCGCGCGCTCGCGCCCGTGCTGCGCGAGGTTCTCGAGCGCAGCGGCGGCTCGCGCATCGTCGACCTCGGCTCGGGCAGCGGCGGGCCGGTGTGCGCGGTCGCGCGCGAGCTCGCGCGCGCGGGGCGCCCCGTGCACGTCACGCTGACCGACCTGCACCCGAACGCCGCGGCATTCGCGTGGCTCGCGGCGCGCGCGCGCGACGAGGCCGCGCCCGACGGGGGCGCCGTCGCGCTCGCGATCGACGGCGAGCGCGAGCCGGTCGACGCGACGCGCGTTCCCCCGCGTCTTCGCGGCGTGCGCACGCTCTTCAACGCCTTCCACCACTTCCCGCCCGACGCGGCGCGCGGCGTGCTGCAGAGCGCCGTCGACGCGGGCGAGGCGATCGCCGTCTTCGAGGGCGTGTCGCGCCACCCGCTGTTCCTCGCGTCGATGCCCTTCGCCGCGCTCGCCGCCGCGCTGTCGGTTCCGCTCCTGCGCCCGTTCCGCTGGAGCTGGCTCGCGCTCGCGTGGGTCGTGCCGGCGATTCCGCTGCTCGTGCTGTGGGACGGCGTCGTCTCGTGCCTGCGCGTGTACGACGAGGGCGAGCTGCGCGCGCTGATCGACGCCGTCGACGGCGCGGACCGCTACGACTGGGAGATCCGGAAGATCGCGCTGCCGCCGTCGCCCGTGCCGGGCATCGCGTGCATCGGCGTGCCGCGCGCGCGCTGAACGCCGCGCGCGGCGCGGGCGAACGGAGGGGAGGGGCCGACGTGCTGCGACCGATCGCCGGCGACGACGCCGGACTGTGGACGATCGACCACCCGCTCGCGATGCCGGGCGGCATCGAGATGGGGACGCGCACGACGGTCGTGCGGCTCGCGGACGGCGCGCTCGCGCTGCTCGCACCCGGCCCGCTCGGCGACGACGACGTGGCGGCGCTGCGCGCGCGCGGGCCCGTGCGCGCGATCGTGGCGCCGAACGCCTTCCACCACCTGTTCCTCGCCGCCGCCGTCGCCGCCTTCCCGGACGCCGAGCGCCACGCGGCGAAGGCCGTGTGCGCGAAGTACCCCGCACTCGGGCTGGCTCCGCTCGCGGCGACGCCCGCGCCGCGCTGGGCCGGCGTGCTCGAGCAGGTGCACGTCGACGGCATGCCGCGGATGGACGAGACCGTCTTCTTCCACCCCGCGTCGCGGACGCTCGTGCTCACCGACCTGTGCTTCCACGTGCGGCGCGCCGCGAACGCGCGCACGAAGCTCTTCCTGCGCGTCGCCGGCGCCTGGGATCGCTTCGGGCCGAGCCGCCTCGCGCGCTCGATGATCCGGGATCGGCGCGCCCTGCGCGCGAGCCTCGACCGCCTGCTGGCATTCGACCCGGAACGCATCGTCGTGACGCACGGCGACCTCGTCGAGCGCGACGGGCGCGAGGCCTTGCGGAGCGCGTTCGCGGGCGTGGCCTGAGCGCGCGCCCGCGCGCGCTCCACCGGCGCGCGCTCAGCCCGCGCGCGCCCGGTCGGCGGCGAGCGGCGTCACGAGGCGCGGCAGCACCTCGCCGATCGCACCGCGCACGATCGCGTCGGCGATCGCGTCCATCTCCGTCGGGTCGCCGTTCACGATCACGATGCGCGCGCCCGCCGCGCGCGCCGTCGGCACGACGCCGGCGATCGGGTAGACGGCGAGCGTCGACCCGATGGCGAGCAGCAGGTCGCAGCGCTCGGCCGCGGCGAAGGCACGCTCGAGGTCGCGCTCGACGAGCGACTGGCCGAACGAGATCGTCGCCGACTTGAGGATGCCGCCGCAGCGCTCGCAGGCCGGGTCGTCGTCGCCCGCGCGCACGCGCTCGACGACGCGCTCGATCGGTCCGCGGTCGCCGCACGTCATGCACACGGATTCGCGCATCGTCCCGTGGATCTCGACGACGCGCTCGGGTGCCGTGCCGGCCTTCTGGTGCAGGCCGTCGACGTTCTGCGTGATCAGCGTGTGCAGCTTGCCGCGGCGCTCGAGCTCGACGAGCGCGGCGTGGCCGGCGTTCGGCTCGGCGCGCCAGTTCGCGGGGTCGGCGCGGTGGCGCCAGGCCGCGCGCCGCACCTCCGCGTCGGCCATGTAGTGCTGGATCGTCGCCATCTTCTCCGCGGCCGGGTTCTTCGTCCAGAGTCCGTTCCTGCCGCGGAAGTCGGGAATGCCGGACTCGGTCGAGATGCCCGCGCCCGTCAGCGCGACGACGCGCGACGCGGCGTCGATCCAGCCGCGCACGTCGTCGAGCGTCGCGCCGATCGCCTCGGGGCCCGCCGTCGTCACGGAGCGCCCGCTACTGCCAGCCGCTGCCGGCGCCCTTCACCATCGCGAAGGGGCCGACGGGCCACGCATAGCATTCGACCATCAGCTGGTTGACCTGCTCGTGCGTCGCGACGCCTTCCTCGACGACGCGCGCCGCCTCGCGCAGCATCGCCGCGTAGATGCGGTTCGCGACGAAGCCCCACGCCATCGGGGCGTCCTTCACGACGACGGGGTGCTTGCCGCAGGCCTCCGCCGTCTCGCACACGATGCGGCGCGTCTCCTCGCTCGTGGCGTCGGTGACGACGATCTCGGCGAACTTCATGACGACGGGCGGCGACGCCCAGTGCCAGCCGATCACGCGGTCGGGCCGGCCGGTCGCCGCGGCGAGCGCCGCGATCGGGAAGCCCGACGTGTTCGACGCGAGCACGGCGCGCTCGGGCGCCGCTTCGTCGAGCTGGCGCAGCGTGCGCACCTTGAGGTCGAGGCGCTCGGGCACGCACTCGAGGACGAGGTCGCAGCTCGCGGCGGCCTCGAACTCGCCGGTGAAGGTGAGCCGCGCGTGTGCGGCCTCCGCCTGCTCGCGCGTGAGCTTGCCGCGCTCGACGGCGCGCTCGAGCCCGAACCGCCCGGTCGCGACGCTCTCGCGCGCCTTCTCGAGCGCCGCCGGCGCGACGTCGCAGCAGACCGTCTCGAAGCCGAACGTCGCGGTCGTCTGCGCGATCCCGCTCCCCATCACGCCCGCGCCGATCACGCCGATTCGCAGCGCCATTCCCTCGTGCACTCCTTCCCCGCGCAGCGGCGGCCGTGGATGTCGGACGGCGGCGCGCGGAGGCCGCAGTCTACCCGTCCCGGTGCTCGAGGCGCGGGGCGCATCGGCCGATGGGGCCCGGGTCCCTGCGCGCGAGGCGGGGCGCCGAGCGCTCGCGCGCGACGCGGGCGGCGACGAGGAGGGCCGATGGCGGCGCGGCGGGGCGAGTCCGAGCAGGAGCGGCGGCGCTTCGAGCGTCTGCGCCACCGGCTCACGTGCGAGCTCCACGCGGAGGGGCGCAAGACGAACGGCGTCGTCGTCGACGTGTCGCCGCGCGGGCTCTTCGTGCGCACGGGAACCGGGACGACGCCGCCCGCCGGCACCGAGCTGCGCGTCGTGCTGCAGGGCGCGGGCTTCGACGACATGGAGCTGCGCGCAGTGCTCGCGCGCACGCAGGTGGTGCGGCGCGAGCTCGTCTCGGCCGGCGCGGGCGGCATCGGGCTCGAGATCGTGTGGGCGCCCGAGGCCTACTACCGGCTGCTCGTTCCGCTCATGACGGACGGCGACGCGGACGGCGACGCGTAGCGCGCGGCCGCGGCCGCGCTCGC
This genomic interval from Myxococcota bacterium contains the following:
- a CDS encoding Zn-dependent alcohol dehydrogenase, which translates into the protein MKAAILPALNQDLIVRDDVGLADLGPGEVHIKVGSSGVCHSDVSAQNGTIPQPPPCVLGHEGAGTVLEVGPGVSDVKAGDKVIVSFTPACRKCKACLRGQSYLCMDMGRMMAPHFRIDGNPVAGMAGCGTFAEEMILPDSAVVKIDDDIPLDIASLIGCGVTTGVGAAINSAGVTPGSSVVVFGAGGVGISAIQGARIAGAAEILAVDLMDSKLEMARKFGATHVCKPDDFAGLNNEITGGEGFDYALECIGNPATIRATYDAARRGGVACIVGVGRMEQMIQFSAFEFFFADKTLRGSMYGSAQVRTFMPKLLRLWKAGKLDLEGMITRRIQIEDINDAFRAMQAGEVIRSVIDFK
- a CDS encoding LUD domain-containing protein, whose protein sequence is MTRAGREPAARGDARARVLAAVRAHAAPAVARPDLARFDRADARDPNTARAAEAAVDAFADAVRAAGGACVAVDGGGAEAALARALAAHAPLRDARRVVAAGVALAGARGEHAVLAAALAPGARLEALARAAAPHAFADVDVAVVRGAFGVAENGAVALAERGRALRGALLLCQHLVLVVRADDLVADMHAAYARLAAIAPIEDLLDADADADADADAGADAGARAQSAAAGGACWRGFVAGPSKTADIEQALVTGAHGPRSLLVAVERATPLRAR
- a CDS encoding ABC transporter permease, which codes for MSLSPRHALAVWRRSLAMYAQSWKWNLLPNFFEPVFYLASLGIGVGAYITEMGGRSYAEFLAPGLVCVAAMNGASFEVTYNTFVRLEFEKTYDLMLTAPIEADDVLAGELLWAMTRVMLYGGIFYFVTIAFGLAPLPHSLAMLGVIPLTGLLFGALGFAFTLRIPTIDLFSFYFTLFLTPLFLFSGVFFPIEERLSGAWLWVAEATPLLHPVRLAHMAFEGSFRPIALWDVAYVLAATAGLLAWTRVRLRERLES
- a CDS encoding ABC transporter ATP-binding protein, whose product is MSSAAAPSSAAAPGAATSVAEDVVVELDAVGKRFGARVAVDALSLRIRAGECFGLLGPNGAGKTTTLRMIYGVTRPSRGALRVFGLDAQRERRAIRARLGVTLQENVLIETLSAEENLRVFGRYHLLREPALSQRVDELMGFLELRSHAGLAVRHLSGGYQRRVAIGLSLMGSPELLILDEPTTGLDPAVRLALWARVRRLRASGTTVLLTTHYMDEAERLCDRVAILSHGRAVAEGAPRALIERELAREVVELETSADEAARFERDAPGVRASLRVESRSMLFADDAAAVAEWLRAHDGGDRRPLVVRPANLEDVFLRVTGTTLEADAE
- a CDS encoding lactate utilization protein B — encoded protein: MTAPGPGAADAGHPARARAFARDAARVTWHDAAVYGVRKRRDAAAASVPEWEALRDAAAALKAAVRADWGAHLEAFEARAVASGAHVHWAADARELCETVLGLLRARGARRVVKSKSMLTEECGLNPFLEAAGIEVVDTDLGERIVQLRREPPSHIVMPAIHLRREEVGELFHRALGGPAGERDPERLVALARAHLRDAFLGADAGITGANFAVAETGEIVVCTNEGNADLGTALPPLHIACVGIEKLVERERDLGVFLRLLARSATGQALTVYTSHFRGPAPGGELHVVLVDDGRSALAARPELASALSCIRCGACLNTCPVYRRSGGHSYATPVPGPIGSVLGPARDARAHASLPGACSLCGSCADVCPVKIDLPSQLLVLRAEIAQARSAPSAKRLGARAGAWMLARPRLLDWLRRAARPLVARLPRALVGRDAWTRHRALPDLPRASFRSWWQRERGTGARAERTGDGRGRRP
- a CDS encoding cytochrome P450 codes for the protein MSDHPTKDSVRLLDGRWYQGVPLDDYAWMRENAPLYWDPVGEIWGVARHADIQTVSKSPSLFCSGKSSRPDRDSWIPSMINFDDPQHKRRRNLVNRGFTPRRVQDHAAKIRRICTELIDAVCEKGSCEFVRDIAAPLPMAIIGDMLGVRPEDRDRLLRWSDDLVSASGNDDPQVRERSMQAGAEWMAYAQGVIEDRRGRPEQDDLISVLVHAEIDGERLDDEALRQESLLILVGGDETTRHVIVEGMKALIDHPAERRLLLEDPARIPTAVEEMLRWVSPIKNMNRTATRDTELCGQKVREGDRLLLLYHSGNRDDGAFEAPGEFRALRTPNPHVAFGGYGTHFCLGASLARLELRIMFEELLRRLPDMQIAPGAELPMRCNNFIVGIEEMPVTFTPTAPAGPSA
- a CDS encoding (Fe-S)-binding protein; this encodes MRVALFIPCYVDQLAPEVGIATVELLEALGVDVVFPLAQACCGQPLANLGCRDDARPLALGLARAFAACEVDHVVAPSASCAAMVRRHAPALARDARERALLDGLAERTRELCEWLVDVLGADHVRGRYAARVALHRGCHALRELRLGPASERMDAAPPVDRARALLERLDGLALAPQERADECCGFGGTFAVAEDAVSARMGSDRLADLGRTAPDVVASTDASCLLHLRGLAARAAATRGAAPLAFAHVAEVLRDGVLGRAPRAARAARSGEGA
- a CDS encoding NAD-dependent epimerase/dehydratase family protein, which translates into the protein MNVHAAGAAGAHARARVIGSASAPRGRARRTRHGPATQGGRRAHPGDRRDRHGRQPRVCRARARGPHAPHPGARRREGAARARRTRPRRARARRRTRRRHRSRERRARDGRLRRPPPRGRPAHLRPRRPRAHDRDERRRHAHRARGGHARGLDPLVHVSSLSALWEPGVEVATEDSPVAAPRDPYSRSKADAERVARALQERGAPVVCVYPSAVWGPDNPTLGNQITTIFAMVQWNYYLSVEGGMPIVDARDLAQAIARAMEPGRGARRYMLAGHFLTHDEMRELVSDLRGAALWRVPCPGAALRFAGRVGDWLRRFTPIDPGAVTEESMMLATRGIRGDDAKTLSALGLALRPIRETVEAQMRWMYENGHLSARDVGRLADAARASGATPTT